Below is a window of Bacillota bacterium DNA.
GTAATTCAGGCCAACCCCCACCTGGCAGTTCCCAAGCTTGCCGAGCGTCCCCGAATATTGACGTGCCGCCCCAACCGAGTGCTCGCCCTTCTTCGGAATTTCATACCTGGGCTTGGGTACAGGGGAACCTGACAGGCGAGGAGTCGCGGAGCTTTACGCCGAGATCGCCCAGCCATCGGTGAGCCCTGCGCAGCTCACCGCCGCCACCCTGATCCAGCTGGAGAAGGGGTTTTCCGACCGCGAGTTGGAAGAGGCCACCCTGTACGACGACCGGGTGAAGTACGCCCTGGGCATGTCCCGCAACGACCTGGGGCTGTGTGCGGTCACGCTGTGCCGGTTCCGGCAGCGGCTGATGGCTGCCCGACGGCGCGAAGGTGCTGCTTGACAAGGTGGTGGCGCTGGGCAAAGAGCGGGGGCATCGAACCCTGCCGAGAAGCAGGCTCTGGTGGAGAGCCTGGTGAAGGATGCCCGCCGGCTGGTGAAGGCGGTGCGCGAGAAGGGTGA
It encodes the following:
- a CDS encoding transposase; this translates as MGTGEPDRRGVAELYAEIAQPSVSPAQLTAATLIQLEKGFSDRELEEATLYDDRVKYALGMSRNDLGLCAVTLCRFRQRLMAARRREGAA